A portion of the Sulfuricurvum kujiense DSM 16994 genome contains these proteins:
- a CDS encoding helix-hairpin-helix domain-containing protein, with amino-acid sequence MNSLIDLLSQKTALTSKTVSNILKLLEEGSTIPFIARYRKEMTGGATDEQLREFENIYGYSKKLLERKEEVGRLISERAEFSNELRTLLNGASTLQEVEDIYRPFKEKKNTRASVAIASGLEPLADLLESGRLELDEFTKRADSFVKGSVSTREDAIKGAQDIVAERYSDDARERDYWRRQIQEYSSFEIKAAKGMKEEGLFAKLAGKTEKISSIPSHRYLAIMRGVAEKELSVKISMDTDRVENTIARYRIPKHAKSSQSLLLSAYLDGFKRLLFPSLEREIHTMVKEKADTQAINTFGKNLTQLLGSPPVTKRVILGVDPAYRTGCKLAVVDENGTYMDHAVIFPTPPQSDFEKSAQVIKKLSQRYGFNAVAIGNGTGSRETQEFFAKLNRDEGMNLTYTVVSEAGASVYSASKIAQEEYPQLDVTIRGAISIAQRLRDPMAALVKIDPKSLGVGQYQHDVDQKLLEKKLGSVTEDLVNRIGVDPNSASVSLLSYVAGVGTKVARAIVEYREQSGAFKAKQELLKVKGLGAKAYEQCAGFFRIREGRSVLDNTGVHPESYEAANELMKRYELSAITKDQLPKISQELGIGEATLADIVAELRKPGFDPRETLPPIMFRSDLTDIKELREGSIVSGVVRNIADFGAFVDIGLKNDGLIHISQMSDKRISHPLEVLSVNQQLSRIRVIEVDGVKGKVGLSLKDIVI; translated from the coding sequence ATGAACAGCCTCATCGATCTTCTTTCTCAAAAAACAGCTCTTACATCCAAAACCGTCAGTAACATTCTCAAGCTTCTCGAAGAGGGATCAACCATCCCTTTTATCGCCCGCTATCGCAAAGAAATGACGGGGGGCGCTACGGACGAGCAGCTGCGGGAGTTTGAGAACATCTACGGCTATTCGAAAAAACTTCTGGAACGTAAAGAAGAGGTGGGACGGCTTATTTCGGAGCGTGCCGAATTCAGCAATGAATTGCGCACATTATTGAACGGCGCTTCCACTCTCCAGGAGGTTGAGGATATCTACCGTCCATTCAAAGAGAAGAAAAACACCCGAGCAAGTGTCGCCATTGCCTCAGGACTGGAACCGTTGGCCGATCTGCTGGAGAGCGGACGGTTGGAATTGGACGAATTTACCAAAAGAGCCGATAGTTTTGTAAAAGGCTCCGTTTCCACACGCGAGGATGCGATCAAAGGGGCTCAGGATATTGTGGCGGAGCGCTACAGCGACGATGCGCGTGAGCGCGATTACTGGCGTCGTCAGATACAGGAATATTCCTCATTTGAGATCAAGGCGGCAAAAGGGATGAAAGAGGAGGGGCTTTTCGCCAAACTTGCCGGAAAAACGGAGAAAATTTCCTCCATCCCCTCTCACCGTTATCTGGCGATTATGCGCGGGGTAGCCGAAAAAGAGCTGAGTGTTAAAATTTCAATGGATACAGATCGTGTGGAGAATACGATCGCGCGCTATCGCATACCAAAACACGCTAAAAGCTCTCAAAGTCTTCTGTTGTCCGCTTATCTTGACGGTTTTAAGCGGCTCCTTTTCCCATCTTTGGAACGGGAAATCCATACGATGGTAAAAGAGAAAGCGGATACACAAGCGATCAATACTTTCGGTAAAAACCTCACCCAGCTTTTAGGTTCCCCTCCCGTAACCAAACGTGTAATTTTGGGTGTCGATCCGGCGTATCGGACAGGGTGTAAACTCGCCGTAGTGGATGAGAACGGTACCTATATGGACCACGCGGTGATTTTTCCGACACCGCCGCAAAGCGATTTTGAGAAGAGCGCCCAGGTCATTAAAAAGCTCTCTCAGCGTTACGGATTCAATGCCGTTGCCATAGGAAACGGAACGGGTTCACGGGAGACGCAGGAATTTTTTGCAAAGCTGAACCGTGACGAGGGGATGAACCTCACCTATACGGTCGTTTCCGAAGCGGGTGCATCAGTCTATTCCGCCTCGAAAATCGCTCAGGAGGAATATCCGCAGCTTGATGTCACAATTCGGGGCGCGATATCGATTGCACAGAGACTGCGCGACCCGATGGCGGCGCTGGTCAAGATCGATCCGAAATCGCTCGGCGTAGGGCAGTATCAGCACGATGTCGATCAAAAACTCTTGGAAAAAAAACTCGGCAGTGTCACCGAAGATTTGGTTAATCGTATCGGTGTAGACCCAAACAGCGCATCGGTATCGCTTCTCTCCTACGTGGCTGGGGTCGGGACAAAGGTTGCCAGGGCAATCGTAGAGTACCGCGAGCAAAGCGGAGCGTTTAAAGCCAAACAGGAACTTCTCAAGGTCAAAGGGCTCGGTGCCAAAGCGTATGAACAGTGTGCCGGGTTCTTTCGGATACGGGAGGGGAGAAGCGTACTGGATAACACCGGCGTCCACCCTGAGAGTTATGAGGCGGCGAATGAGCTGATGAAGCGGTATGAACTCTCCGCCATCACGAAAGATCAGCTTCCAAAAATCTCGCAGGAGTTAGGAATAGGGGAAGCGACGCTCGCAGACATAGTCGCTGAGCTTCGAAAACCGGGATTTGACCCGCGTGAGACGCTGCCTCCGATTATGTTCCGTTCGGATTTAACCGATATCAAAGAGCTGCGTGAGGGGTCTATCGTTTCAGGTGTCGTCCGAAACATTGCCGACTTCGGTGCGTTTGTCGATATCGGACTTAAAAATGACGGATTGATCCATATTTCGCAGATGTCCGATAAGCGGATATCGCATCCCCTTGAGGTCCTCAGCGTCAATCAGCAGTTGAGCCGTATTCGTGTTATCGAAGTCGACGGTGTCAAAGGAAAAGTGGGGTTGAGTTTGAAGGATATAGTAATCTAA
- a CDS encoding Hsp20/alpha crystallin family protein, whose protein sequence is MLLTRFDPFKELRTLEERMRGAFSPDVTKDMFSSFKPSVNTREGEFAYHIDVDLPGVKKEDISVKVENGVLTLKGERKEKKEVKKEEYYQCESSFGSFTRSFTLPSNVDAENIHAENKDGVLEITLPKKEGKGESAKQIKVK, encoded by the coding sequence ATGTTATTAACACGATTCGATCCGTTTAAAGAGTTGCGTACGTTAGAAGAGCGTATGAGAGGGGCGTTTTCGCCTGATGTAACCAAAGATATGTTTTCAAGCTTTAAACCCTCCGTCAATACGAGGGAAGGGGAGTTTGCCTACCATATCGATGTCGATCTTCCCGGTGTCAAAAAAGAGGACATCAGTGTAAAAGTCGAAAACGGTGTTCTGACTCTCAAAGGGGAGAGAAAAGAGAAAAAAGAGGTTAAAAAAGAGGAATACTACCAGTGTGAAAGCAGTTTCGGGAGTTTCACCCGCAGTTTTACCTTGCCCTCAAATGTCGATGCCGAAAACATCCATGCCGAAAACAAAGACGGTGTGTTGGAGATTACTTTGCCGAAAAAAGAGGGCAAAGGGGAATCTGCAAAACAGATTAAGGTGAAATAG